In the genome of Gordonia rubripertincta, one region contains:
- a CDS encoding dihydrofolate reductase family protein: protein MAFRYYTATTLDGYLADDRDSLDWLLTQPLDEGGPMNYDDFYAGVGAAVMGYTTYQWLLDNELADGKPWPYEIPSFVFTHRTITPVADSITVLDGDPADHRDRLTEAAGGKDVWVVGGGDLAAQFAEAGMLDDMIVSIAPVTLGAGRPLFPRRYDLELQDFARNGAFLCARYSLIGARTRLGEV, encoded by the coding sequence ATGGCGTTCCGCTACTACACCGCGACCACTCTCGACGGTTATCTCGCCGACGACCGCGACAGCCTCGACTGGCTGCTGACCCAGCCGCTCGATGAGGGCGGTCCGATGAACTACGACGACTTCTACGCCGGGGTCGGCGCGGCGGTCATGGGATACACCACCTACCAGTGGCTCCTCGACAACGAACTCGCCGACGGCAAACCGTGGCCGTACGAGATCCCGTCCTTCGTGTTCACCCATCGCACGATCACTCCGGTGGCCGACTCCATCACCGTCCTCGACGGGGACCCCGCCGACCACCGCGACCGGCTGACGGAAGCAGCAGGCGGCAAGGACGTGTGGGTCGTCGGCGGAGGTGATCTCGCCGCGCAGTTCGCCGAGGCCGGGATGCTCGACGACATGATCGTCTCGATCGCGCCGGTCACCCTCGGGGCCGGACGCCCCCTCTTTCCGCGACGCTACGATCTCGAACTACAGGATTTCGCCCGCAACGGCGCATTCCTCTGCGCGCGTTACTCACTCATCGGAGCACGGACTCGGCTCGGCGAGGTCTGA
- a CDS encoding helix-turn-helix domain-containing protein, giving the protein MSPTPNDRDRLRELLDAVLADEHSNLDEMATGAFSSPFHFSRQVSRGAGESPVALRRRVFLERAAWLLQHGKTVTEVAFDSGYESVDGFARAFTRAFGHSPGRAASTAAPAEHSHWLPAPNGIHFHSPTVLYVDSGTPTTESAGDVLMLMVRHDLDDVEVLLDAAKGVDDDEWTRRRLPGHEPLHWNGPEESLAQVMSHLVADKQPWLATIEGADTPPDPPSDLCALVELHRELTPRWLALIRDIDRRSAWQDRVIDALCDPPESFLLSQIVAHVLTFSAHRRQLARWMLRDAGVDVGVAALDPDPIMWHRKHSGGF; this is encoded by the coding sequence GTGAGCCCAACCCCCAACGACCGTGATCGTCTGCGCGAGTTGCTCGACGCCGTGCTGGCCGACGAGCACTCGAACCTCGACGAGATGGCGACCGGCGCATTCTCGTCGCCGTTCCACTTCTCCCGGCAGGTGAGCCGAGGTGCGGGCGAGTCGCCGGTCGCGCTTCGTCGGCGCGTGTTCCTCGAGCGAGCGGCATGGTTGCTGCAGCACGGCAAGACGGTCACCGAGGTGGCCTTCGACTCGGGCTACGAGTCCGTCGACGGGTTCGCCCGGGCCTTCACACGCGCCTTCGGGCACAGTCCCGGACGAGCGGCGTCGACCGCCGCACCGGCCGAGCACAGCCACTGGCTGCCGGCGCCCAACGGCATCCACTTCCATTCGCCCACTGTGCTCTACGTCGACAGCGGCACTCCCACCACGGAGAGCGCCGGCGACGTCCTGATGCTCATGGTGCGACACGACCTCGACGACGTCGAGGTCCTGCTGGACGCCGCCAAGGGGGTCGACGACGACGAGTGGACCCGGCGACGACTTCCCGGTCACGAACCGCTGCACTGGAACGGCCCGGAAGAGTCGCTCGCGCAGGTGATGTCACATCTCGTCGCCGACAAGCAGCCCTGGCTGGCGACCATCGAGGGCGCCGACACGCCGCCCGATCCGCCGTCGGATCTGTGCGCACTCGTCGAACTCCACCGCGAACTGACACCGAGGTGGCTGGCGCTGATCCGCGACATCGACCGGCGCAGCGCCTGGCAGGACCGCGTCATCGACGCACTGTGTGATCCGCCCGAATCGTTTCTGCTCTCCCAGATCGTCGCGCATGTACTGACCTTCTCCGCTCATCGTCGCCAACTCGCGCGGTGGATGCTGCGCGACGCCGGCGTCGATGTCGGAGTCGCGGCCCTCGACCCCGATCCGATCATGTGGCACCGCAAACACTCCGGAGGTTTCTAG
- a CDS encoding alpha/beta hydrolase, translating to MSSSTPTSDPVAELPAEPPVEAPADLGAESPADVESGDAARPAWWRRRLDRFSCVGLAVALVFLWLSMTPSLLPRGALFQGVVSGASAAVGYALGVFFSWLIRFMISRDKPWPAPMHRVWAALGLAAIAGTVVMLVMFQRWQDDIRTMMSVDLLSWTAYPQIAIICVVVFFLLILIGQAWGDGVVWLVRTMNRFAPPRISAVAAIVVAILVTVFVLNGVVANYGMKALNSTFASVNDETTADSKPPTSPLRSGGPGSLVTWDSLGRQGRIFVSVGPSVEELSAFNGAPAIEPIRAYVGLGSGDDLRANAKLAAEELERTGGLQRKVVAVASTTGTGWINQATVDSLEYMYNGDTATVSMQYSYLPSWLSFLVDKERARQAGQALFEAVSERVRAIPEAQRPKLVVFGESLGSFAAESAFGTIPSLNARTDGALFVGPTFNNSLWVDTTTNRDPSTPEWQPTYDEGRQVRFIADAPDLYNAKGEWVPGRAVYLQHASDPISWWSPRLILREPDWLNEARGRDVLPAMHWIPFVTFLQVSADMAVSTGVPDGHGHFYLAAIPAAWAEILQPPGWTPEKTEKLIPLLNRD from the coding sequence GTGTCGTCGTCGACCCCCACCAGCGACCCGGTCGCAGAACTCCCTGCCGAACCTCCGGTCGAGGCACCTGCGGACCTCGGCGCGGAGTCGCCGGCAGACGTCGAGAGCGGCGATGCCGCCCGCCCGGCCTGGTGGCGACGCCGCCTCGACCGCTTCTCCTGTGTCGGGCTGGCCGTCGCCCTGGTCTTCCTCTGGCTGTCGATGACACCGTCGCTACTGCCCCGCGGCGCGCTGTTCCAGGGCGTGGTCAGCGGTGCGTCCGCAGCAGTCGGATACGCGCTCGGCGTGTTCTTCTCGTGGCTGATCCGCTTCATGATCTCGCGCGACAAGCCCTGGCCGGCCCCGATGCACCGGGTCTGGGCGGCCCTCGGACTCGCCGCGATCGCGGGCACGGTCGTCATGCTCGTGATGTTCCAGCGATGGCAGGACGACATCCGCACGATGATGAGCGTCGACCTGTTGTCCTGGACCGCATACCCGCAGATCGCAATCATCTGTGTGGTGGTGTTCTTCCTGCTCATCCTGATCGGACAGGCATGGGGCGACGGGGTTGTCTGGCTCGTCCGGACGATGAACCGCTTTGCGCCGCCGCGAATCTCCGCGGTCGCGGCGATCGTCGTCGCGATCCTGGTCACTGTGTTCGTCCTCAATGGCGTGGTCGCGAACTACGGCATGAAGGCACTGAACTCGACCTTCGCCTCGGTCAACGACGAGACGACCGCCGATTCGAAGCCTCCGACCTCGCCGCTTCGCTCCGGTGGTCCGGGCTCCCTGGTGACCTGGGATTCACTGGGACGTCAAGGACGGATCTTCGTCTCGGTCGGTCCGAGCGTCGAGGAACTCTCCGCGTTCAACGGCGCGCCTGCAATCGAACCCATCCGCGCATACGTCGGACTCGGCTCGGGCGACGACCTGCGCGCCAACGCGAAACTGGCCGCCGAAGAACTCGAACGCACCGGCGGGCTGCAGCGAAAGGTCGTCGCGGTCGCCTCGACCACCGGCACCGGTTGGATCAATCAGGCCACCGTGGACTCCCTGGAGTACATGTACAACGGCGACACGGCCACGGTCAGCATGCAGTACTCCTACCTTCCCAGTTGGCTCTCCTTCCTCGTTGACAAAGAGCGGGCCCGCCAGGCCGGTCAGGCGCTGTTCGAGGCCGTCTCAGAGCGGGTGCGCGCGATCCCGGAGGCCCAACGGCCCAAGCTCGTGGTCTTCGGCGAGAGTCTCGGTTCGTTCGCCGCCGAGTCGGCCTTCGGCACGATTCCGTCCCTCAACGCCCGGACCGACGGCGCCTTGTTCGTCGGCCCGACGTTCAACAACTCGCTGTGGGTCGACACGACCACCAACCGCGACCCCAGCACGCCCGAGTGGCAACCGACCTATGACGAAGGCCGACAGGTCCGCTTCATCGCCGACGCTCCGGATCTGTACAACGCCAAGGGCGAGTGGGTCCCGGGTCGCGCGGTCTACCTGCAGCATGCCTCCGACCCGATCTCGTGGTGGTCCCCGCGCCTGATCCTGCGCGAGCCCGACTGGCTCAACGAAGCGCGTGGACGGGACGTCCTGCCGGCGATGCATTGGATTCCCTTCGTGACCTTCCTGCAGGTCAGCGCCGACATGGCGGTGTCGACCGGAGTCCCGGACGGTCATGGACACTTCTATCTGGCAGCCATCCCGGCGGCGTGGGCAGAGATCCTGCAGCCACCGGGCTGGACCCCGGAGAAGACCGAGAAGCTCATCCCGCTGCTGAATCGCGACTGA
- a CDS encoding ABC transporter permease codes for MTIADFTTPLAPTAGVDVTRPGIPFGRLVRVELRKLVDTRAGFWLTASIGVLAAIVMVAMLIANRNNPENLNLGEFFGMMNIPTAIILPILAILLVTGEWSQRTALTTFALEPRRERIIGAKLVASLITAVAAVVVALVLGIIGNGIAAIAFADPAGSWGLSMAGFVNSFAIQAFGLLLGFGFAALILNTPGAIVAYFALPTALSVVSELVPWFKNNLGQWVDTTLTNMPFQSGEWATGGEWARLLVSGLIWIALPLGVGVLRVMRSEVK; via the coding sequence ATGACCATCGCCGACTTCACCACACCGCTCGCACCGACGGCGGGTGTCGACGTCACGCGCCCGGGAATCCCGTTCGGGCGCCTGGTGCGGGTCGAACTCCGCAAGCTCGTCGACACCCGGGCCGGCTTCTGGCTGACCGCGTCGATCGGCGTCCTCGCGGCGATCGTCATGGTCGCGATGCTCATCGCCAACCGGAACAACCCCGAGAACCTCAACCTCGGAGAGTTCTTCGGGATGATGAACATTCCCACCGCGATCATCCTGCCGATCCTGGCGATCCTCCTGGTCACCGGCGAGTGGAGCCAACGCACCGCGCTCACGACCTTCGCCCTCGAACCCCGACGGGAAAGGATCATCGGCGCGAAACTGGTCGCGTCGCTGATCACCGCGGTGGCCGCGGTCGTAGTGGCGCTGGTCCTCGGGATCATCGGGAACGGTATCGCCGCCATCGCCTTCGCCGACCCGGCCGGGTCCTGGGGGCTCAGCATGGCCGGCTTCGTCAATTCCTTTGCGATCCAGGCGTTCGGGCTGCTGCTCGGTTTCGGTTTCGCCGCGCTGATCCTCAACACCCCGGGAGCCATCGTCGCGTACTTCGCGCTCCCGACCGCCTTGTCGGTGGTCAGCGAACTGGTCCCCTGGTTCAAGAACAACCTCGGCCAGTGGGTCGACACCACCCTGACCAACATGCCCTTCCAGTCCGGCGAATGGGCCACCGGCGGCGAATGGGCCCGACTGCTGGTGTCGGGCCTGATCTGGATCGCTCTGCCCCTCGGCGTCGGAGTGCTGCGGGTCATGCGGTCGGAGGTGAAGTAG
- a CDS encoding ABC transporter ATP-binding protein — translation MITVQNLTKRYGDHVAVDDVSFTCRPGQVTGFLGPNGAGKSTTMRIITGLTPATSGVAHLYGVDYRTIPNPATQVGVLLDASAQHAGRTGAEILRLAAMTMGINRDRVDEMLEMVSLTPEEAGRRVRNYSLGMRQRLGIAAALLGDPKVLILDEPANGLDPAGIHWMRTLLRDYADRGGTVLLSSHLLHEIEIIADDIVVIGNGRIVAQGTKAELLAGAGSRVHSLDDEALLRALTAAQIIARPNASGGLDVDADPVEVGRAAAAVGVVLTELRPADGAQLEAMFLQLTSDTQREQPTLEGALR, via the coding sequence ATGATCACAGTGCAGAACCTCACGAAAAGGTATGGCGACCACGTAGCGGTCGACGATGTGTCCTTCACCTGCCGACCGGGACAGGTCACCGGCTTCCTCGGCCCGAACGGCGCCGGCAAATCGACGACCATGCGCATCATCACCGGGCTCACCCCGGCGACCTCCGGGGTCGCGCACCTCTACGGCGTCGACTACCGGACCATCCCGAACCCGGCCACGCAGGTCGGCGTCCTGCTCGACGCGTCGGCACAGCATGCCGGACGGACCGGCGCCGAGATACTCCGACTGGCCGCGATGACAATGGGAATCAACCGGGACCGGGTCGACGAGATGCTCGAGATGGTCAGCCTCACGCCGGAGGAGGCGGGGCGCCGGGTCCGCAACTACTCCCTGGGCATGCGCCAGCGCCTCGGTATCGCCGCTGCGCTGCTCGGCGATCCCAAGGTCCTGATCCTCGACGAACCGGCCAACGGGCTCGACCCGGCCGGAATCCACTGGATGCGAACCCTGTTGCGCGACTATGCCGATCGTGGCGGCACGGTTCTACTGTCCTCGCATCTGCTCCACGAGATCGAGATCATCGCCGACGACATCGTCGTCATCGGCAACGGCCGGATCGTCGCGCAGGGCACCAAGGCCGAACTGCTCGCCGGCGCGGGGTCACGCGTCCACTCACTCGACGACGAAGCGCTGTTGCGAGCACTCACCGCGGCCCAGATCATCGCCCGCCCCAATGCATCCGGAGGACTCGACGTGGACGCCGACCCGGTGGAGGTCGGCCGCGCCGCGGCTGCGGTCGGCGTCGTCCTCACCGAGTTGCGTCCCGCCGACGGTGCACAACTCGAAGCCATGTTCTTGCAGCTGACCTCCGACACGCAGCGCGAGCAGCCCACCCTCGAAGGAGCCCTCCGATGA
- a CDS encoding sensor histidine kinase has translation MKPEQYQPPLTWAGHAWRLALMLLVSAAVFSTRSGYLWNEVRWWFFADLALGVASYTAVWWRRRYPVAVTVFTNLAGIVSTTSLGPATLSLVSMATRRRWVEIIPLTLLCVVANVVASQFFSTPAEQNDPAIVVFAVVVAITAAMVSWGMYIGSRRELLASWRARALASEAEQQAKVQQARSLERARIAREMHDILAHRISAMSMSAGALAYRTDLTGEQVRETARTIQETSHLALTELREVLGVLREGPGDAAPEEPQNAPDLMALVDEAQRLGMRVDARCEIDVAALSPAIARTLYRCVQEALTNARRHSPSAPVTMHIRGGPDHGVDLLVENPLPLTAGSASPAPGYGLVGLAERVGLHGGRQSATVSDDKRFLLHVWLPWQS, from the coding sequence GTGAAACCCGAGCAGTACCAACCCCCGCTCACCTGGGCCGGTCACGCGTGGCGACTCGCGCTCATGCTGCTGGTCTCCGCGGCCGTGTTCAGCACCCGCTCCGGATACCTGTGGAACGAGGTGCGCTGGTGGTTTTTCGCCGACCTCGCTCTCGGTGTGGCGTCGTACACGGCGGTCTGGTGGCGGCGTCGGTATCCCGTTGCGGTGACCGTGTTCACCAACCTCGCGGGGATCGTGTCGACGACGTCGCTCGGGCCGGCGACCCTCTCGTTGGTGTCGATGGCGACCCGCCGGCGGTGGGTCGAGATCATCCCGCTGACGCTCCTGTGCGTGGTCGCGAATGTGGTCGCGTCGCAGTTCTTCTCAACCCCCGCCGAGCAGAACGATCCGGCGATCGTGGTGTTCGCCGTCGTCGTCGCCATCACCGCGGCGATGGTGTCCTGGGGTATGTACATCGGCTCGCGACGCGAACTCCTCGCGAGCTGGCGGGCCAGAGCTCTCGCGTCGGAAGCCGAGCAACAGGCCAAGGTGCAGCAGGCCCGATCGTTGGAGCGTGCGCGGATCGCGCGCGAGATGCACGACATTCTCGCCCACCGGATATCGGCGATGAGCATGTCGGCCGGGGCACTGGCCTACCGGACGGACCTGACCGGTGAGCAGGTGCGCGAGACGGCACGCACGATCCAGGAGACCTCACACCTCGCGCTCACCGAGTTGCGCGAAGTGCTCGGAGTACTGCGGGAGGGCCCGGGCGACGCCGCGCCGGAGGAGCCGCAGAACGCACCCGATCTGATGGCGCTCGTCGACGAGGCACAGCGGCTGGGGATGCGGGTGGACGCCAGGTGTGAGATCGATGTCGCCGCACTGTCTCCGGCGATCGCCCGCACGCTCTACCGCTGTGTGCAGGAGGCCCTGACCAACGCCCGCCGACACTCACCGAGCGCGCCGGTCACGATGCACATCCGCGGTGGCCCCGACCACGGCGTCGATCTCCTCGTCGAGAACCCGTTGCCGCTGACGGCCGGATCCGCCTCACCCGCCCCGGGTTACGGCCTGGTCGGACTCGCCGAGCGTGTCGGCCTGCACGGTGGTCGGCAGTCGGCGACCGTCAGTGACGACAAGAGATTCCTGCTGCACGTCTGGTTACCGTGGCAGTCATGA
- a CDS encoding response regulator, whose amino-acid sequence MTARIMIVDDDPLVRSGLRLLLGGDAGLDIVAEAANGQEALDIHRDDPVDLILMDLRMPVLDGIEATGRFKALPTPPAVIVLTTFDADDFVVRALAMGADGFLLKDTAPDQIVAAIHNVLAGQPALSPSVTAALIKQVVGGGGARSASAANRIGSLTARERDVAVELARGASNAEIADRLYMSLATVKAHISHIFTKLDASNRVQVAILMHDAGMV is encoded by the coding sequence ATGACAGCGCGCATCATGATCGTCGACGACGACCCGCTCGTCCGGTCGGGACTCCGGCTCCTCCTCGGAGGTGACGCCGGGCTCGACATCGTCGCCGAGGCAGCCAACGGTCAGGAAGCCCTCGACATCCATCGCGACGATCCGGTCGACCTGATCCTGATGGACCTGCGCATGCCGGTTCTCGACGGCATCGAGGCCACCGGGCGATTCAAGGCGCTGCCGACGCCGCCGGCGGTGATCGTGTTGACGACCTTCGACGCCGACGACTTCGTGGTTCGCGCGCTCGCCATGGGTGCCGACGGCTTTCTCCTCAAGGACACCGCGCCCGACCAGATCGTCGCCGCGATCCACAACGTGCTCGCCGGCCAACCCGCGCTGAGTCCGTCGGTCACCGCCGCGTTGATCAAGCAGGTCGTCGGCGGCGGGGGAGCCCGATCCGCCTCGGCGGCGAACCGGATCGGATCATTGACGGCGCGCGAGCGCGACGTCGCGGTCGAACTCGCCCGCGGGGCGTCGAATGCAGAGATCGCCGACCGGCTCTACATGAGCCTCGCGACGGTCAAGGCGCACATCTCCCACATCTTCACCAAGCTCGACGCGTCGAACCGCGTCCAGGTGGCGATCCTCATGCACGACGCCGGGATGGTCTGA
- a CDS encoding arsenic resistance protein, with the protein MPATVSVPERLEQHQVALYLLAIGAGLGVGLSMPSGAESVDVAVTPLLAALLYVTFLQVRATDLVASLSDRKFLTVTLAVNFVVVPLVVAALSPLLPTDDAIRVGALLVLLCPCVDYVVVFAGLAGGDRQRLLAATPLLLLAQMLVVPVYLTYLLGDARDVIEPEPFLWAFAILIALPLAFAWITQAWAARSDIGRRAGDAVSTTMVPLMMAVLFTAVGSQVSRIDSGFDDIAGVVPVYALFLVVMTIVGLGVARGLRFSAESGTAVVFSGATRNSLVVLPLALALPVGAELAAATVITQTLVELIGMVILVWAFTRAARLRALRPSRRRA; encoded by the coding sequence GTGCCCGCCACCGTCAGCGTTCCCGAACGTCTCGAACAGCACCAGGTCGCGCTGTATCTCCTCGCGATCGGTGCGGGGCTGGGAGTCGGACTGAGCATGCCGTCGGGTGCCGAGTCGGTGGATGTGGCGGTCACGCCGCTGCTGGCTGCCCTCCTCTACGTCACCTTCCTCCAGGTCAGGGCAACCGATCTCGTTGCCTCCCTGAGTGACCGGAAGTTCCTCACGGTGACCCTGGCGGTGAACTTCGTCGTCGTACCGCTCGTGGTCGCGGCGTTGTCGCCGCTGTTACCGACCGACGACGCGATCCGGGTCGGCGCGCTACTGGTCTTGTTGTGTCCCTGCGTGGACTATGTCGTCGTCTTCGCCGGCCTCGCCGGAGGTGACCGGCAGCGACTGCTCGCAGCGACGCCGCTGCTGTTGCTCGCCCAGATGCTGGTCGTCCCGGTGTATCTGACGTACCTGCTCGGGGACGCTCGCGACGTGATCGAACCGGAGCCGTTCCTGTGGGCGTTCGCGATTCTGATCGCCCTTCCCCTGGCCTTCGCCTGGATCACCCAGGCATGGGCCGCGCGCAGCGACATCGGGCGACGTGCCGGTGACGCGGTGTCGACGACGATGGTGCCGCTGATGATGGCGGTGTTGTTCACCGCGGTCGGTTCGCAGGTCTCGCGCATCGATTCCGGGTTCGACGACATCGCCGGTGTCGTCCCGGTTTACGCACTGTTCCTGGTCGTCATGACCATCGTCGGACTCGGCGTGGCCCGTGGCCTCCGATTCTCGGCGGAGTCGGGCACGGCTGTCGTGTTCTCGGGCGCCACCCGCAATTCGCTCGTGGTCCTTCCGCTGGCGCTGGCACTTCCGGTCGGTGCCGAACTCGCCGCGGCGACGGTGATCACCCAGACGCTCGTCGAGCTGATCGGGATGGTGATCCTCGTCTGGGCGTTCACCCGGGCGGCACGTCTGCGCGCTCTCAGACCATCCCGGCGTCGTGCATGA
- a CDS encoding CPBP family intramembrane glutamic endopeptidase — MTAPSRRSDTALLVVVVVALIAINIVAHRASGVFAVLIVPVAAILLLLTVRLGGLGWRELGLSRAELRAGVPFAVASVIVVAAIVSSAVAIPATREFFLSDRYDDTSEALLAAFVVIPLQTAIPEELMFRGVLQGTLGRLCGPTATLVYGAVAFGLWHILSSTGLTEGNEGLSDTLGSGTVAQYAGIAGAVVVTGVAGFVLGWLRQRTTSLLAPIALHWALNATGAIGAAVAWQVS; from the coding sequence GTGACCGCACCGTCCCGACGTTCTGACACGGCGCTTCTCGTCGTCGTCGTCGTGGCCCTGATCGCCATCAACATCGTGGCGCATCGCGCGAGCGGCGTGTTCGCGGTGCTGATCGTCCCGGTGGCGGCGATCCTTCTGCTGCTCACCGTGCGGCTCGGCGGCCTCGGCTGGCGTGAACTGGGACTGAGCCGCGCAGAATTGCGCGCGGGTGTCCCGTTCGCCGTCGCCTCGGTGATCGTCGTGGCCGCGATCGTGTCGTCCGCCGTCGCGATCCCGGCGACCCGCGAGTTCTTTCTCTCGGACCGGTACGACGACACGTCCGAGGCGTTGCTGGCCGCGTTCGTCGTCATCCCGCTACAGACCGCCATCCCTGAGGAGTTGATGTTCCGCGGCGTACTGCAGGGCACCCTCGGCCGGTTGTGCGGTCCGACCGCGACCCTGGTCTACGGCGCCGTCGCCTTCGGACTGTGGCACATCCTGTCCTCGACCGGACTCACCGAGGGCAACGAAGGACTCAGTGACACCCTCGGGTCGGGCACCGTCGCCCAGTACGCCGGGATCGCGGGCGCAGTTGTCGTGACCGGCGTCGCAGGCTTCGTCCTCGGTTGGCTACGGCAGCGCACCACGAGTCTCCTCGCTCCCATCGCCCTGCACTGGGCCCTCAACGCCACCGGCGCGATCGGTGCCGCAGTGGCGTGGCAGGTGTCGTGA
- the upp gene encoding uracil phosphoribosyltransferase codes for MGTVAVIDHPLVQHKLTLMRRKETSTNDFRRLLNEISTLMAYDVLRDMPMHEVTIDTPLETTTASVIDGKKLVFAAVLRAGAGIADGMLAVVPGARVGHIGLYRDPKTMVVVEYYFKMPSDLDERDVVIVDPLLATGFSAVAAIDRIKEYSPRSIKFVCLVACPEGIDVLHEAHPEVPIYTAGIDRELDANGFIRPGLGDVGDRVFGTA; via the coding sequence ATGGGCACCGTCGCCGTCATCGATCATCCGCTGGTGCAGCACAAGCTCACCCTGATGCGCCGGAAGGAGACCTCCACCAACGACTTCCGTCGTCTGCTGAACGAGATCTCGACACTGATGGCCTACGACGTCCTGCGGGACATGCCCATGCACGAGGTCACCATCGACACGCCGCTGGAGACCACCACCGCGAGTGTGATCGACGGCAAGAAGCTGGTGTTCGCCGCTGTTCTCCGGGCCGGGGCGGGAATCGCCGACGGCATGCTCGCCGTAGTGCCGGGTGCGCGCGTCGGCCACATCGGTCTGTATCGCGACCCCAAGACTATGGTGGTCGTCGAGTACTACTTCAAGATGCCGTCGGATCTGGACGAGCGCGATGTGGTGATCGTCGATCCGCTTCTCGCGACCGGGTTCTCGGCTGTCGCGGCGATCGACCGGATCAAGGAGTACTCGCCGCGGTCGATCAAGTTCGTGTGCCTGGTCGCCTGCCCCGAAGGCATCGACGTCCTGCACGAGGCACATCCGGAGGTGCCGATCTACACCGCCGGAATCGACCGCGAGCTCGACGCCAACGGATTCATCCGGCCAGGGTTGGGTGACGTCGGCGATCGGGTGTTCGGGACGGCGTGA
- a CDS encoding URC4/urg3 family protein — MNGTAQNDTVENPDTDTAADAAAQLRTSTAVRARSRQLLERARDGRSPWFTVHDDALGAAADIVVETTRDRYPDGAIPFHSRWRHFEAGGVDRLGSLRKALPPADSPDHTRGLIDVVLVSVLLDAGAGPEWSYREEATGQVLTRSEGLGVASWAAFTAGLFSDDASQPLRVDASGLRAVTVESLGSAFQVSPTNPLTGLEGRVELLRRLGDVLADDPTVFGPDGRPGALFDHLTTDGRRTVTAAEILGAVLTHLGPIWPSDNRIGAIPLGDCWPHRAVTGPGLTAGWIPFHKLSQWLTYSLLEPFLWAGVEVTGIDDLTGLPEYRNGGLVLDTGVLSLRDRDWADVEWEVGDQIVVEWRALTVALLDEIADLVRDRLGTDATEMPLACVLEGGTWAAGRVLAARLRNGLPPLSIRSTGTVF, encoded by the coding sequence GTGAACGGCACCGCGCAGAACGACACCGTCGAGAACCCCGACACCGACACCGCCGCCGACGCCGCCGCGCAGCTGCGAACGAGCACCGCGGTTCGCGCGCGTTCGCGCCAACTCCTCGAACGTGCCCGCGACGGCCGATCCCCATGGTTCACGGTCCACGACGACGCCCTCGGTGCGGCCGCGGACATCGTCGTCGAGACCACCCGCGATCGCTATCCGGACGGCGCGATCCCCTTCCACAGTCGCTGGCGTCATTTCGAGGCCGGAGGCGTCGACCGGCTCGGATCGCTTCGAAAGGCGCTCCCGCCGGCGGACTCCCCCGACCACACCCGCGGCCTCATCGACGTCGTCCTGGTCAGCGTGCTGCTGGATGCCGGGGCCGGTCCCGAGTGGTCCTACCGGGAGGAGGCGACCGGACAGGTTCTCACCCGTTCGGAAGGACTCGGCGTCGCCAGTTGGGCCGCCTTCACCGCCGGGTTGTTCTCCGACGATGCGTCGCAACCGCTTCGGGTCGACGCCTCCGGCCTCCGCGCGGTGACGGTCGAGAGCCTGGGCAGCGCCTTCCAGGTCTCCCCCACCAACCCACTCACCGGACTCGAGGGTCGTGTCGAACTGCTCCGTCGCCTCGGCGACGTTCTCGCCGACGATCCGACTGTGTTCGGACCCGACGGCCGGCCGGGAGCACTGTTCGATCACCTGACCACGGACGGCCGGCGGACGGTGACCGCCGCCGAGATCCTCGGCGCCGTGCTGACTCACCTCGGACCGATCTGGCCTTCGGACAACAGGATCGGGGCGATACCGCTCGGCGACTGCTGGCCGCACCGGGCAGTGACCGGACCTGGGCTCACCGCCGGCTGGATCCCGTTCCACAAGCTGTCCCAGTGGCTGACCTACTCATTGCTGGAGCCGTTCCTCTGGGCCGGCGTAGAGGTCACCGGGATCGACGACCTGACCGGCCTGCCCGAGTACCGCAACGGCGGCCTCGTCCTCGACACCGGGGTTCTGTCGCTTCGCGACCGGGACTGGGCCGACGTCGAATGGGAGGTCGGTGATCAGATCGTCGTCGAATGGCGTGCCCTCACCGTCGCATTGCTCGACGAGATCGCAGACCTGGTTCGCGATCGTCTCGGGACCGATGCGACGGAGATGCCGCTGGCCTGCGTCCTCGAGGGCGGAACCTGGGCGGCGGGACGGGTCCTGGCGGCCCGGTTGCGGAACGGGTTGCCGCCCTTGTCGATCCGCAGTACCGGAACCGTATTCTGA